Genomic segment of Candidatus Methanosuratincola sp.:
CAGGTTCGAAGTCGATTTAAACGGAATAATGGGGGTTGTAGAAGATGGGTGACGAGGTGGTGGAGTTACTTCTGGTCGTCCCAGTCATACTTGCCGTCGTGGCGATAAATGCCTTTGTAGTGGGGTACATCGGCGACCAGACTGACGCGCTCGAGGAGGTCACTGAGGCGCTGGGGAGAATCCCTTTTGAATATGTGTTCGACAACGCGTCCGGAAACGCGTACCCGGAGGCTTTCTGCGGTGGCTAGGGGTCAGGTCGCCCTTATCGACGCACTGGGGGCATTTCTTATTGCTATTGCTGTGCTCTCGGTGCCATTCCTTGCCCGGGGGGCCTTGGAGGTCGATCCCCTTGAGATCGCGGAGAAGGAAAAGCTGAGGCAGGAATTCTACCAGCTGGTTGCCTCGGGCGACTTGACTCAGCTTCTTGATCTGTGTGCTAGCCAAGGCATTTTGGATACCGGGGGGATTAGATTGAGTTTGGAAGAGCCGGACCGAGGGCCTTATCTGCAGTTCTTATCGAGCAGGGGAGGGGGGATAACCCTATTTTACATAACAAGAAGGGGGTAATCCTCACCGCCAGCGAGGCAATTATACTGCTCCTGGTCCTGCTCTCCGCTCTAGCCATAAACACCACTCGCACGGAGGTTGTGAAAGAGGCGGAGGCGTTGGATCTGCTCAAAAGCTTCGAGTTCACCTCCTACAACCTGCTCTTCGATCTCTGCAGCCATCTAAAGGCACACGGAAATTTCACTTCCTTGGATGAAGCTCGCGAGGGAGTGCCCTTGTTGGTAGAGCAGTGGAGTTCGAAGATCAACAGCTATGAAAAGAGCGAAGAGGTCTACAGCCCGGTTGTGCACGTCGGATTTCTCTCGGTTGAGGAATATGCGGGGCAGCAGGTCGATGGCTACCAGATGCGCTACGCTGGTGAAACGGGAGGCGAGAAGTGGCTGGTGACTGGAAGGCTGTGTATAGAGTTCTGGGGAAGCGGGATGCTATTCAGGGCTAACCACACGATTAGGCTTGCAATCTAAACCGTAATCACAAGAAAAAAAAGAGGGACTGGCGTGCATAAGCTAGCTCTGGGCAGCGAGAGCCCTGGACTGGGCGACTCCACCGGTGAAGACTGTTGACAGATGGCTCCGGAGCGTATACTCGGCAATCCCAACGTCCTTGGAGAACTGTGACTTGGTCAGTATGCTCTCGGCCGATCTCGACTCTGCAAGGATCTTGTTGGCAAGGAAAACTGCCGAGGCCGCAAGGAGGTAAGGGTTCTTGCCCGATCTGCGGGGCGGGGGGAGGGCGGCTAGCAGTGCCTTCGATAGCGACAAGAGCCTCTCGAAGTATTCGTCCGGCTCGAAGCCGATGAGGCGTATCCTGACTTGGATGAAAGGAGATGCCTGCAGCTTTTTGACCACACTTGCGAGGTAATCCTCCGATTGATGGAATTTCTTTTTGAAGGGGATGAAGAAAGAGTGGAAGTTCAGGTTCTTTGCAACGACCCTCAGGGACAGCCGATACCCCCTCCGATTGAAAGCCTCGACCAACTCCGACAGGCGGACCGGCGCACGATCGCCGAATTCCCGGGATACAGAGGCCAGGCACACAGCCATCAGCATCCCGTAGTTTCCGTAAGGATTCCGGAGCTTCGAGAGCAGCTGGTCGAAGAAGTTCATCGTAGTTTCAACTGCCTCCTTGGGCAGGCAGAGCTCTAGTGCGATCGACTCCAGGTCCCGGTGGAGCTGGAGCATATTGAGGCACGAACCATTATACGCAGACTCCTGAAGTCTTTTGAGCCGAAGATACTTCGCCTGAATTTCGGGGGTGAGTTTCCTTTCTGAGAAATCGGTGAAGAACGCAGATCCCTTGACTATTAGGCTCCCCAAGCGCTGCTTCTTTCCGACCGACTGACAATAAACTTCGCTGTAAGCATGGATGAGACCGCATCCCGTGCAAACAAGGCTTCCGTTGCCGTCTGAGACCAGATGGCCTTTGCATTCGTCGCAGCTCATTTTCCACCACCAAAAATGTATTCTTCTGGACTGAACTGCAGGGCTACCGCTCCCAGCGGCTTTAAGACTTACCAGTAATAGCCTTCCTGTCAGTAGGACTACAGGGGCTTTTCAACTAAGCAGAAATTTCTCGCCGAGGAGGATCGGCAGCCGGAGAAAGAGGGGGGATGTCGAAACTAAAACGGAGCAGGGGGTCCTGCCCCACAGATGCAGCGCCGAGTCGCAGATCGGGCAATACCAGGATATCCCCGAGGTCGGGTTTGCACTATATTTATAATTTATAAAATATTTAAGGGTGGGTAGGTGAGCGAAAATGAGTGTTTCAGTAGGTGGGCGCAAATTCATCAGCGAACTTAATGGCTTCGTGGACAAGCCTGTCAAGGTCATCACTACGAGGGGGGCTTCCTACGAAGGGAAGCTCCTGGGCTTTGATGGGTCCAATCTGAGCGTCTGTCTCGAGGATGCGACAGTCAACAAGGAAAAGTTTGCCCGTGCGATAATAAGAGGAGAGGCGATCTCGGAGATCCTGCTGAAGGAGAAGCCATTTGATATGAAGGGTCTGTCGGAGAGGCTCCAGAAGCTCTTCCCGAACATGGTGAAGTACTACGAAGATGCCGGGTTCATCACTGTGATGGAAAGAATCAGGGTGACTCCGGAGGGTGTCGAAGGGACCGGCCCAATGGTCGAGAGGGTCAAAAAGGTTTACGAGCAGCATGTTCTCGAGCAAAAAGGCGCCTAATACCCCTTTTTTTGGAAGGAATTTTGATGTCCTTTGAGATTGCAGAGAGGGATCTGGCGGGCAGGACGGGCGTGCTCCTGACCAGGAGGGGCGAGGTTGAAACACCTTGCCTTATGCCGGTTATCAACCCGGTAAAGAACCTCATCCCTCCCCGAGAGCTGAAGGACAATTTCGGCTACAAGATGATAATCACGAACTCCTATCTGATACTGAAGCACTTCGGCCATGAGGCCCCCGACGTCCACGAGCTTGTCGGATATGACGGGGTCATAATGACTGACTCGGGCGCCTACCAGCTGCTCATCTACGGGGGGGTAGAGACGGATCCTCATGAAATCGTCAAATTCCAAGAAAGGATCGGGAGCGACATAGGCGTGATACTCGACACGCCAACCGGCGGATTTGCAAGCAGGACAGATGCGGAGAGGACGGTGGAAGAGACGATAAGGAGGGCCAAGCTCAGCTTGGAATGGAGGGAAGACCCGACGATGCTTTGGGCAGGCCCGATACAGGGAGGCAGGTACCTCGACCTCATAAGGAAGAGCGCCAGGGCGATGGGCAGGTTGGACTTCCAAACCCACCCGCTGGGAAGTCCGGTGCAGATAATGGAAGGATACGACTATTCCACGCTGGTGGACATGATCGTTGCAGCAAAGCGCAGCCTCCCTCCAGACAGGCCGCTGCACCTCTTCGGAGCAGGCCACCCGATGATGCTTGCAATGGCTGTCGCACTCGGCTGCGACCTCTTTGACTCGGCTGCATATGCCCTCTTCGCCAAAGATGACCGGTACCTGACGGTCCGCGGCACCTTCAGGCTCGATCGGCTCAATGAGCTGCCCTGCAGCTGCCCGATATGCTCAAAGTACACCCAGAAGGATCTCTTGGAGATGAACAAAAAAGAGCGCGAAGAAGCCCTCGCAAGGCACAACCTCTATGTCACAGCCTCTGAGATGAGGGCAATAAGGCAGGCCCTGAAGGAAGGTGGCCTTTGGGAGCTCGTAGAGGCGAGGAGCAGGGTTCACCCAAAGCTCTATGAGGCCTACAAGAGGCTCGGGAAGTACGCCAAATATCTGGAAGAGAACGACCCTGTGATAGGTAAGGAGGTCAGGGGCATCTTCATCTACGACAGGCACTCGCTGGTTCGACCAGAGGTGTTGAGGCACCGAGAGAGGTTGAACAAGAACTACAGAAGACCTCTGGGCAGAGAGATAGGAGTCTTCATCCCGAACCCGCCGGAGAGGCCTTACATCAGATCGAAGGAGTATCAGGATGCCGCCGAAACCTTGGCCGGGCAAGATGTCCACATATGCTTTTATGGTGAGCCGTTCGGCGTGGTCCCCTCCGAGCTTTCTGAAACCTTCCCGCTCTCCCAGTATGAATGCTCCCAAGGAATTGGCTTGAATGTAGCGAGGGACCTCAAGAGGTTCATAGCTGCCAATGCTTACAGAAAAGTTTTCATTATCGATCCGGGGTTAGTCATGGTGATCGAAGGGGCGAAGACCCTCAAGACTATCGACGAAGTTAGAGGGCATCTCGATGAGGATTCTACTTGATGCGCACGTCCACACCAACAGCTCCCCGGACAGTACATTAACCCCGGGTCAGCTACTAGAGAGATTGAAGGTGAAGGGCATCAATGCCGTCGCGATTACAGACCACGACACCCTAGACGGGTACAGGAGGGTGCTCGATACAAAGGGGTTTGGGGAGATTCTGGTGATACCCGGGATCGAGGTCTCTACGGACCTCGGGGACATCATAGTCCTCGGCATAACCGAGGCCATCGTCTCGAGGGATGCCTTCGAGGTCGTCGACCGTGCAAGGGCATCGGGCGGCATCATAGTTGCACCCCATCCTTTTGACTGGAAGAGGGCCTCGCTCGGAGAAAAGAGCGCAATGCTCGGCGTGGACCTCATAGAGGGCGTGAATGGCAAGTGCAGCAGGGCTGAAAACCAGCAGGCCAAGGAGTTTGCCAAGGCTATAGGGGTACCCGTTGTGGGCGGGAGCGACGCGCATGACAAGGAGCAGGTGGGGGCGGTGGTCAACGTCGTCGATTGCGAGAGGGATTTGGACTCGATTCTGGCTGCGCTGAGGAAAGGGGCAAAGGGGATAATTAGACTTGGAGGGAGGCCATAGCGCCGGACTTTTGGGTATAGTCTGCCCACGTCAGAGGTACAGCGTGTGCTGGTCGATCTTGCCCCTGTCTTGCCTCTGCTTGTTGAACTCCTGTATCTCCATCTCAATCCGCTGCGCATCAGTGATTAGTTGGGACACGTCCATCTCCAGGTTGGTCAGCCTGTTCAGATTCTCGACAGCCACTGATGCAGCCATAGGGTCTGGCCTTGTCGGATTCGCGTAGGGGAGCAGGGCTATAGCAGGGAACTCGTTTATCTCGAAGTATGTCAGCATGACAGCCAAAGGACCGACAACAAACAAGCCCTTCTCGAGCAGGGGTATTCCCAGACTCTCGATGTCTTTGAACTTCTTGGTGACGGTGCAGCGGATCTTGTCATTCTCGGTCGGTCTCAGACGGCTGTCCAACCCCCCAATCAGGTATGAGCTGGATAGCCCCTCGTTTATCGCCCACTCGGCAAGCGCTTTTGAAAAGCTTTGCCTTTCCTTCGGGTGTGGCGGTACGTTGGTGAGGACAAACACGAACCTATCCTTTTTGTAGATCTCGAACGGCAGCGAGAGGCGCTTCTCCTCCATCGAAACAAAAGGCGGGATCCTGTCGGTCTCTATGTACCCTATCAGGTCAGCACTGAGGGAGCTTACTGCATGCTTGACTGAGATAAAACCGGTGGCGCCAAGCCCGTGGAAGCCGGTAATGAGCGAACAGCCCTTCAGTGAGGTGTCGTTTACATGGAACGTGATTGCCATATACATAACCTCGATATCGATTACCTACTCTCATTAATAAAGAGTGCCTTGCGGGGCTTATATTGACTGATTTTAGACCGGCTCAGAAGAATTTTTAAGGAGGAAAAACTTTCTTTTGACAGATATCACGGAGGTTAAATTAAATTTGGTGACTGTAACTGTTTTCGGCGCAGGAAGGGAAGTAGGGAGGTCCGGATTCGAAGTTAAGGGTGAGAAGACTAAAATCATTATGGATTACGGGGTCCTCGTAAAGGAGGAGAGACCTGCCTTCCCGCTCTCCACATCGCCGAAGGATCTAGACGGTATAATAATAACGCATGCTCATCTGGATCATTCGGGCATGGCCCCCCTCTTCTACATCTCTGAAACGCCCCCTGTCTACATGACCGAGATAACAAAGCAGCTCACAGACATCCTCATCCGGGACTTGCTACACCTTTCCGCCTATTACATACCATTCGAGGCCCTTGAGCTGAAGACTATGCTCGAGAGCTGCAGGAGCATAAGGAGCGGGAGCTACAAGATCGGAGAGGCGGACGTCCTCTTCCAGAATTCAGGGCACATCCCAGGCAGCGTTAATGCGCTTGTGACGCTCGAGGGTAAGAAGATATGGTACTCAGGCGACATCAACACGATCGACACTGCGCTACTGAAGCGCGCAGAACCGGAGCTGCCTGAGCTCGACGTGGCAATCATCGAGAGCACCTACGCACTCGTAGATCACCTGCCTAGGGAGGAATGCGAGAGAAAGCTGGTGGAGACAGCAACGGAGGTCGTCGAGGGGGGAGGTCAGGCACTGATCCCCGCCTTCTCTGTGGGGAGGTCACAAGAGATATTGTGCATCCTGCAGAAGCACGGATTCAAGTACGACATTGCGGTAGACGGGATGAGCAGAACCGCGACAAGGATGATAGCGGGGTGCGCCGCAGAGCTGAGGGACCCCGAACTCCTAAGAGAAGCAATGGCGAGGGTCAAGTGGGTTCAAGGGGATAGGGACAGGAAAAAGCTGGTCGACAAGAAGGGAGTCATCATAAGCTCCTCAGGAATGCTGACCGGCGGGGCCTCGACCTTCTACATGGAAAGGATCAGGAACAGACCGAAGGATGCCGTCATTCTGGTCTCATACCAGATACCGGGCACCCCAGGGAGGATCCTAATGGACGAAGGCAGGTACGGACCGCCGGGCGATCTGAAGAAGGTGAAGTGCAGGGTGGAATGGATCGACTTTTCATCGCACTGCGGCAAGACAGGGCTGATGGAGCTAGTGAAGTCGCTTAAGGGAAACCCCAAGATACTCTGCGTACACGGGGAGGCGGAGTCCTGCATCGATTTCGCTGAGAGGATCAGGGAGGAAACAGGGCACGAAGCATATGCCCCTTCAATCGGCGACGTCTTCAAGCTATAGAGGGCTTGAATCGCCCGATTGAAAAACGATCACAAATGTACAAACATTTTTTAAATACCTGTGTCCAATTCTCAAGAGTCTGGTGAGGCAATTGAGCAGAGAGGTTGAAGCCATCAGGAAGATAGTCGTTGAGCATACACAGTGGAGAGGCTCATGTCTTAACCTGATCGCCAGCGAGAACGTAGTCAGCAAGGCGGTCAAGGAGATGCTTATCTCAGATCTTGGGAATAGGTACGCGATCGGATTTCTGCACAACAGGTTTTACTGCGGCACTAAGTACATCGATGAACTCGAGGGGATCACCACCGACCTGGCAAGGCGGGTCTTCGATGCTGAACATGTAAACTATGTGCCGATCTCGGGGACAATGGCCAATCTTGTGCTGTTCAACTCGCTGACAGCCCCGGGCGAGGTGGTCACTGCGCTGAGCGTGATCGACGGGGGGCACGCGAGCTTCAGGGAGACTTCCAAGATACACGGGGTGAGCTTGGTACCCCTTCCGTTCTCGATGGAGGAGATGAACATTGACGTAGGGGAGGCGGAGAAGGTCATAGCAAGGGTCAAGCCCAAAATCGTCCTGCTGGGGGCGAGCGAGATACTCTTCCCGCACCCAGTTAAGGAGATCAGGAGGATCGCCGATGAGACAGGCTCGATCGTTGCGTACGACTCCGCACACGTACTCGGGTTGATAGCCGGGAAGTCCTTCCAGGATCCCTTGAGGGAGGGGGCGGAGATCGTTACTGGCAGCACAC
This window contains:
- a CDS encoding MBL fold metallo-hydrolase; protein product: MTVTVFGAGREVGRSGFEVKGEKTKIIMDYGVLVKEERPAFPLSTSPKDLDGIIITHAHLDHSGMAPLFYISETPPVYMTEITKQLTDILIRDLLHLSAYYIPFEALELKTMLESCRSIRSGSYKIGEADVLFQNSGHIPGSVNALVTLEGKKIWYSGDINTIDTALLKRAEPELPELDVAIIESTYALVDHLPREECERKLVETATEVVEGGGQALIPAFSVGRSQEILCILQKHGFKYDIAVDGMSRTATRMIAGCAAELRDPELLREAMARVKWVQGDRDRKKLVDKKGVIISSSGMLTGGASTFYMERIRNRPKDAVILVSYQIPGTPGRILMDEGRYGPPGDLKKVKCRVEWIDFSSHCGKTGLMELVKSLKGNPKILCVHGEAESCIDFAERIREETGHEAYAPSIGDVFKL
- a CDS encoding PHP domain-containing protein; translation: MRILLDAHVHTNSSPDSTLTPGQLLERLKVKGINAVAITDHDTLDGYRRVLDTKGFGEILVIPGIEVSTDLGDIIVLGITEAIVSRDAFEVVDRARASGGIIVAPHPFDWKRASLGEKSAMLGVDLIEGVNGKCSRAENQQAKEFAKAIGVPVVGGSDAHDKEQVGAVVNVVDCERDLDSILAALRKGAKGIIRLGGRP
- the tgtA gene encoding tRNA guanosine(15) transglycosylase TgtA; amino-acid sequence: MSFEIAERDLAGRTGVLLTRRGEVETPCLMPVINPVKNLIPPRELKDNFGYKMIITNSYLILKHFGHEAPDVHELVGYDGVIMTDSGAYQLLIYGGVETDPHEIVKFQERIGSDIGVILDTPTGGFASRTDAERTVEETIRRAKLSLEWREDPTMLWAGPIQGGRYLDLIRKSARAMGRLDFQTHPLGSPVQIMEGYDYSTLVDMIVAAKRSLPPDRPLHLFGAGHPMMLAMAVALGCDLFDSAAYALFAKDDRYLTVRGTFRLDRLNELPCSCPICSKYTQKDLLEMNKKEREEALARHNLYVTASEMRAIRQALKEGGLWELVEARSRVHPKLYEAYKRLGKYAKYLEENDPVIGKEVRGIFIYDRHSLVRPEVLRHRERLNKNYRRPLGREIGVFIPNPPERPYIRSKEYQDAAETLAGQDVHICFYGEPFGVVPSELSETFPLSQYECSQGIGLNVARDLKRFIAANAYRKVFIIDPGLVMVIEGAKTLKTIDEVRGHLDEDST
- a CDS encoding PAC2 family protein; amino-acid sequence: MAITFHVNDTSLKGCSLITGFHGLGATGFISVKHAVSSLSADLIGYIETDRIPPFVSMEEKRLSLPFEIYKKDRFVFVLTNVPPHPKERQSFSKALAEWAINEGLSSSYLIGGLDSRLRPTENDKIRCTVTKKFKDIESLGIPLLEKGLFVVGPLAVMLTYFEINEFPAIALLPYANPTRPDPMAASVAVENLNRLTNLEMDVSQLITDAQRIEMEIQEFNKQRQDRGKIDQHTLYL
- a CDS encoding Lsm family RNA-binding protein; translation: MSVSVGGRKFISELNGFVDKPVKVITTRGASYEGKLLGFDGSNLSVCLEDATVNKEKFARAIIRGEAISEILLKEKPFDMKGLSERLQKLFPNMVKYYEDAGFITVMERIRVTPEGVEGTGPMVERVKKVYEQHVLEQKGA
- a CDS encoding serine hydroxymethyltransferase, giving the protein MSREVEAIRKIVVEHTQWRGSCLNLIASENVVSKAVKEMLISDLGNRYAIGFLHNRFYCGTKYIDELEGITTDLARRVFDAEHVNYVPISGTMANLVLFNSLTAPGEVVTALSVIDGGHASFRETSKIHGVSLVPLPFSMEEMNIDVGEAEKVIARVKPKIVLLGASEILFPHPVKEIRRIADETGSIVAYDSAHVLGLIAGKSFQDPLREGAEIVTGSTHKTFFGPQGGIIICKARYAKEIDNAAWQLVNNHHVHRVAGLSVALAEFLAFGREYAAQVIRNARRLAEELYNMGVPVLGEKNGFTRSHQVIFRGNNNNGDATAKRLEEANIVTTKTPLPTDKTEEDCSGVRLGTQEVTRLGMKEDDMAEIAKLVKRVAVDRENPASVRDEVRKLISQFTTVKYAFEDGDEAYRHISL